A segment of the Solanum lycopersicum chromosome 9, SLM_r2.1 genome:
GCATTGTGTTAAGAAAAATGGGATTTAGTGAATTGTTTATTGATAGAGTGTGGAGGATTATGAGTAATAATTGGTACTCTATAGTCATTAATGGGAAGAGACATGGATTTTTTCATTCTAAGAGAGGACTTAAACAAGGTGATCCATTGTCTCCagcattatttattttaggtgctgAAGTTCTTTCAAGACAGCTTAGTCTTCTATACCAAAATAAGTTGTACAGAGGATTTTATATGGAAAACAATGGTCCCTAAATTAACCATCTTAGCTTTGCtgatgatataattatttttacctcTACTGATAGTAACTCTCTTAATCTCATTATGAAGactattgaagaatatgaagaagTGTCTGATCAGAAAGTAAATAAACTCAAAAGTTTCTTTATGGTAACCTCTAATACTAGTCAAGATACCATAGAGGAAATCAAAAGCGCTACTGGTTTTAGTAGAAAATACAGCCCTATCAATTATCTTGGATGTCCTTTGTATATTGGTAGGCAAAGGATTATATATTACTGTGAGATGATTGATAaggtgataaaaaaaattgcaggtTGGCattcaaaaatgttaaattttggAGGCAAAACTACCTTAGTGAAGCATGTATTGCAATCCATTCCAATTCATACACTTGCTGCTATTTCACCTCCCAAAACTACTTTAAATAGTATTAAAAAGGTAATTGCTGATTTCTTTTGGGGTATAGATAAAGATGGTAAGAAATACCATTGGTCTTCATGGGAGAATATGGCTTATCCTATTATGGAAGGAGGCATTGGAGTGAGAAGGCTTGAAGATATATGTACTGCTTTTCAATATAAGCAGTGGTGGAATTTTAGAACCAAAAACTCTTTGTGGAGTCTTTTTATAAAAGCCAAGTATTGTCAAAGAGCCAATCCTGTGGCCAAAAAATATGACACTGGTGATTCTATAGTCTGGAATCTCTCATTAAATGGCATATTCATTCAGGTAATAGCAGCTTTTGGTGGGATAACTGGTTAGATAATGAATCTATTGCCTATCATTGTGATCATATTTCTAGTATTAACAACAGTGTTGTAGCTGATTTCTTAAAGGATGGTAAATGGAATGAAAGTTTACTTAGACAGCATGTTCCATCTTTGTTGATACCCAAGATTTTGCAAACTAATTTCAATTATAAAGATGGGAAAAAGGATACTGCAAGTTGGATGCCTACTGAATCTGGTAACTTTACTATTGCATCTGCATGGGAGTGTATTAGAAAGAAGAGACATATAGACCCTATTAATAACTTAATATGGCATAAACACTTACCTTTTAAAATATccttctttatttggagagcTTTAAAAGGTAAGTTACCTACTAATGAAATTTTGCAGAAATTTGGAAAAGATATTTCAGATTGTTATTGTTTTCACAGTAAAGGCAAAGATGACATTAATCACATATTGATTAATGGCAACTTTGCTAAATACATATGGAAGTTTCATGCATCCACAGTTGGAGTAGTGCCAGTTAATACTAGTTTAAGAGATCAATTACTACACTGGAGGAATCAGCAAGCTACTAATGAGGTATATAAATTATTCATCCATATTATACCTAATATTATTTGTTGGAATCTTTGGAAAAACAGGTGTACAGTCAAATATGGGAAGAAAAGTTCCAGCATACATAGAGTTCAGTATGGAATATTCAAGGATGTTATGCATATTATTAAAACTGTATTTCCTATTATACCATGGCAATCTAGTTGGAATAATCTGATGAATATAATAGAGCATTGTCAACAGCAATATAAAATTGTAATGGTAAGCTGGAATAAGCCAGACTTAGGTATTTACAAATTAAACACAGATGGGAGTACCCTACAGAATTCAGGTAAGATTGGAGGAGGTGGAATACTAAGAAATCATCAAGGTAAAATAGTTTATGCTTTTTCTTTACCTCTAGGTCTTGGTACTAATAATATTGTAGAGATCAAGGCTGCACTATATGGGCTGGACTGGAGTGAACAACATGGCTACAAAAACATTGAGTTAGAAGTGGATTCAGAGCTGCTGTGCAATTGGATCAATAATACAATCAAGATACCATGGAGATATGAAGAAACTATCCAGCAAATTCAACAAATAGTTAGGAAATTGGATCATTTTCAGTGTCATCACAAATACAGAGAAGCAAACTGTACTGCAGACATGCTAGCTAAATGGAGCCACAAGCTGGAAATACTTCAACATTTTTATACAACAACACAACTCAAGGGAGCAATTAGAAGAAGTTATATATTGGAGAAGATGGGTATCCAGAATTTTAGAAGAAGGAAACTCAAGAGAATAAAACATCCTCCCTAGATACAATTTCTATACTTAAGTTGTAATTCTAATGTCATTAAACTTATTCATTGACTGTTTTAGTTGGTAGAATAGgtttattaatttcattatcCATGTAAGGGGAGAGTCTCCCTCATTTATGCTTATTAGAAAATGTATTAAGAGAGGAGTCCTCTCTAGGTATTACATTCTAATTGTGCATCTTATTGTATAAGGGTGTAATTGACTATCTTAGTAGATAAGTCAATTACATACCTACCAAATTTTAGAAGGTAAGGTCAATGCCCCCCTTCTTGTAAAATTTTGTTCATATATATGTTAAGGCCTGGGGGGTGTTGCTAAGCCCCTGACCCACTCCAAGGGTcgtttaccaaaaaaaaaaccctaaaccccaaaccccaaaccccaaaccccaaacccctaaccccaaaccccaaaccccaaaccccaaaccccaaaccccaaaccccaaaccccaaaccccgaaccccaaaccccaaaccccgaACCCCAAACCCCGAACCCCGAACCCGAAACCCCGAACCCCGAACCCCGAACCCCGAACCCCGAACCCCGAACCCCGAACCCGAAACCCCGAACCCCGAACCCCGAACCCCGAACCCGAAACCCCAAACTCGAAACCCCAAACCCGAAACCCCAAACCCGAAACCCCAAACCCGAAACCCCAAACCCGAAACCCCTAACCCCTAACCCCAatcccaaaccccaaaccccaaaccccaaaccccaaaccctaaaccctaaaccctaaaccctaaaccctaaaccctaaaccctaaaccctattGGAGACTTGGTGAACTATTGGAGACTTTAATGTTATCTCCTCTACTCAAGAAAAACTTGGGGGTAGAGAATACAACATGAATAAGAGTCTtgaatttattagtattattgagGCCTGTGGCTTAGTTGATATGGGGTATAATGGTCAGCATTATAAATGGTGTAACCACAGGAAGGATGGTGCTAGAATTTGGAAAAGGTTAGATAGGGGTATGGTTAATGACAAATGGCTTGATAGGATGCCTCAAAGTACTATCACTCATCTTCCTTCAGTTGGATCATATCACTCTCCTTTATTT
Coding sequences within it:
- the LOC138338248 gene encoding uncharacterized protein; this translates as MTYVYAKCKDQLRKPLWDVMLKRSESMNPWCVLGDFNVITSTSEKLGGRDYNINKSLEFISIIEACGLVDMGYYGQNYTWCNHRRDGARIWKRLDRGMTNDKWIDIMPHSSITYLPSIGSDHSPLLMEIGDIQSNIIKYFRFLNCWTENDSFLSTVEKCWNRAATGNPMWILHTKLRRLTNTLRNWSKQEYGDVFERVKHYEELVKQAENDMVLNNCVENREKLNAVNANYIKFLKVEYNVLQQKTKLHWLKEGDANTKYFHALIRGKRNRMAIHKLMDDSGNWINGEEQIARHACDYYEEIFTGKNEKIKEETLQCINTSITQEQNKKLDRLPNEDELRKIIMSMNPNSAPGPDGFGGKFYQSCFGIIKNDLLAAVKYFYSETQSGFVKGRNISENILLAQEIIHGIKKPREGWHSKMLNFGGKTTLVKHVLQSIPIHTLAAISPPKTTLNSIKKVIADFFWGIDKDGKKYHWSSWENMAYPIMEGGIGVRRLEDICTAFQYKQWWNFRTKNSLWSLFIKAKYCQRANPVAKKYDTGNSSFWWDNWLDNESIAYHCDHISSINNSVVADFLKDGKWNESLLRQHVPSLLIPKILQTNFNYKDGKKDTASWMPTESGKDDINHILINGNFAKYIWKFHASTVGVVPVNTSLRDQLLHWRNQQATNEQYKIVMVSWNKPDLGIYKLNTDGSTLQNSGKIGGGGILRNHQGKIVYAFSLPLGLGTNNIVEIKAALYGLDWSEQHGYKNIELEVDSELLCNWINNTIKIPWRYEETIQQIQQIVRKLDHFQCHHKYREANCTADMLAKWSHKLEILQHFYTTTQLKGAIRRSYILEKMGIQNFRRRKLKRIKHPP